The Spodoptera frugiperda isolate SF20-4 chromosome 8, AGI-APGP_CSIRO_Sfru_2.0, whole genome shotgun sequence DNA segment GcttgtaagggttgttgggtatcACAAAATTGAATTGTGAATGTACCAAGTCTATTCCAATCACTTCCAGACAATTTGTTTTACTGTCATTAGTGAGagtaaatttaaattcaacTGTCTCATCTGGTTTcgcctaaaaaaaaacataattttattatttgcatagaatataaaatattgttggcAGTATACAAGTTTAACTGAAGAATGATTAGAATTTgatctttatatttattctgTGGTACTTACCGAAATCTTGATCTTTCCTTGCCTACTGTTGGTAGAGGCAGCTGATGAGGTGACTTCGCAACAGATTGAAGCTACTTTTTTACGGTTTGTAATAAACTGTGACCTGTGGGCAAAGTATTATACCATAGttaataactaaactaaaatattatctaatacattaattaaaaattataccaattaaataataattaaaaaatgtatattaataacTTGCTAGTCTAGTGGTAATTTTTCTGCAAATCcttataattaacataaataattaaaacaaaaataaattataattatattaaatacatagttatcctaaaaaataaataaataaaaatatatgtaatacaGAAACAGTTTTGgatgtataaataattacttttatttcacaaaaaataccatACCTCTTTGATAAAAGCCCTTAAAAAgtagagattaaaaaaaataccacttaCTTGTTTGTTGTATATTCCTTCAGGCAAGTATTCTGCTTATGTTGCTCGGTTTCGAAATGATCCGTTTTTACATTCCGAAGCATACACAGTTTACATTTATCGGGTTTATTACCCAACATTGTATTTAGAGAGAGCTTCATTTTAAAATCCTCAACCTTTTCGGGATTACTTTAATACAAAGAAAGCGAACTATTCCTCGAGCTTCACTGTATAAAGGCacaattcacaaataaaaagcAAATCGATGAATGAAACActcttaatttgaatttaaattaaaagaacaaaattaaattaaaaacgaacTGCGATTATGGTTTACTGCCGAGCTGGGTGGCGTGACATGTCTACTAGCGAGCGCTGCCGAACCACAACAAAGAATGAATCCATGAATCACAAAAGAAGCACCCTCACCGACCGGCCGGCCGAACCCAAACAAACGACAGCAGCCAATAAAAACGCGAACGCGCGCAGGGTTGCCATTTACCAATGGTTGCACGAGCCCTTTCGGTGTTGCCCATTACAAAACTcataaaatatggtaaaaatagttaataaaattatctaactTTAAAAAGTGATAACTTTTTATATGGATGGTTTGATAGTTAATGGGGTTGGCCGCTAAAGGTAAATCCAGATGATACCAGCAAACATTACTCTAAATCGTTATATTTATGACATAAAAACCCCTGTAGACGCGATTCATCGcttttttaactataaatatcttatattaattattaacttgGCATTATGTATGCCAACTGGTGGATGatgatttaaattatgtaattatcacTGAAATAAGTATTTGGGTTAATGTCCAAGAAATGATTCCGATTAAATTTTCCAGACGTATGTATATCTTTCCATCCATCGATGCTAGCGCCACTTTGACGGTTGCCAACCCCATTGAAactctgttattttattatgtgcaGGAATCCCACCAAACAGTTGCACCAAAACCAGTCGAGTAAAGTACAGACcatttaatttgattgattttattttaataaaatatatcctGTATAGAGTCCACTGCCATTCGAACGAATAAATCgtttctttattaataatttactagtttattttatccgttgaataaaaaaaatgccttaatattttttacagatgCCAACACTTTAAGCCTCTATACAGTTTTGACGGGGAGTTACCCAAAAGACTCATAATCTGGTCAAAAGGTGgatattaatatctatcttattattatttatttatgctatCTGCATTCCTAAGTAGATTAGAAAAGTGAAATTGTAGGTATTTTCTGAAATAATAAGATATACATAGGTAGTCGAATGTTGAATAGAAACGTTCAGAAATGTATATGCTGttaaatgctttttctttctttctagttATGTCTGTGATGCCTGCACTAAAACTACAATGGTGACCTCACCATGGTAGTGTGTGCCATCTACCTAGATGGATGACatattaggtatctatttagtacctaactaggtacctacatacatagttcAAAAGCTTAGATAAATATACCCACgtatctatacatatagtaCCTATCTGTCTCAGTGTTCACAAGCGAAGCGACTGTACTGTAAGAGAAATCCGACAACCGTTTGTAATAAAACTTCAGCCTTgcttttacatattaattatattcagaTTATTTCGTATAAAAATGTAGGAACAATAAAATTGAGATCACTATTAGGAATGttgattacaaattataagcgTGTACTTAAAACTTTGACTAGGGTTGAGATCAGGGAGGTCAAGTTAGGCTGGTCCCGTGGTTGTTGGGCTTGGAATTCAGGACTTAGTTGCGGACTCCTTCGAAGGAGAATTTGGAGTCATCAGGTTGGTTTCTGAGTTCGCTGCGGAGGGGGTACATCTTCCATTGCCAGTTGTTGCCCAACTGGAACTCGAGTCCAGTGCAGACGCCTTCCATTTTGTTGCAGTAATAGCCGGGGGCGCACTTCTTGCCGTACATATCGAACTCGCGCTTCTCAGTGCATTGTTCACCTGGGCCCTGGACAAAGAAGAAAAAACGATTATAGATACACTCAAAAGCCCAAATACAGTGCCTATCTCTAAAAAATTACATAGGTTCTGTTGACTTAATAATTCCTTGACTTTACACTGTAGATAAAAGGACTTTATGATTGGTAGAAATTAgggatatttttgtatgaaactaTTTAAAATGCTTCAAATAGagaatcataattataaaaacatacgcTGAAGCAGTCGACTCGCTTCCCGCAAACTTCGTTGATGTATGTTCCAAACCTGCAGATCTTGAAAGCCTTGCTGCCGTTTTTGATGGGACAATCTTCAGTGCTGGCCATCCAGTGGTCAGTTTGGTCGCATACCGGACATTCGATCAGCACACTGCCATAGAAACAAGatagtttgaaattatttataaaaatatccaagaataaataaaatgtattggtagaaaatattttttttttagtatggcaagacatttacattttacttgGGGACTTTGAAAACAATTAGCTGACGGAATATTTATTGAACTTATCAAAAATGATATCAAATAGGTAACTTATCAATAATGAtgtcaatattaaataaatacatacctactattgataaaaataaaacgatagtcAAGTGCACAATCATTCAGAATTGTAAAGGAATAATTCAGAATCCTGTTATTAAATAACACGGTTACATtttttagcaaaaataaaaacatatacacatttagtacctaaattattttcattgcgAAGAAATGAACTTTGGTATTTATACAAGTATTCATTTAAATGatgaatttgaataaatatttttacaccaCGCGAAAATACCACGCGACACGTTTTATAGTTTAAAACGTGGTGAATATTTTCAACTGTTCTACAGATCgctatgaatataataaatgaataaagtaccaacattattatgataacttatattatataggtaaatTACCCTTTAGGCGTTGGTTCTTCTCTGGTGATGAAGTTTCGGGAGTCATATGAACCTCTGTAGTGCGCCTGGCAGGAGCTGAAGGCAACGAGCATCAGATACACCAAAGACTGCATGTTGAAGagttctgaaaataaataaaaatggcatgTTAATAATGGACGAGTTCTGTAAAACAAACAGAACAAAGTATGTTAATTTTGTTACCAAATGTTGTGTTACAACAGTTTTGAGAGGAACTGGGTAGTAAGTAACGGTCCCTGAACCTCTAAAACAGCTATCTTCAACCCGCCTACTGAGCGTGGAGATAATGTCAAAACCTCATATGTAGAGGAGCCTCGTACCGATAGGTCAGCAGACCCAGCACTGGACTCCAAAATTCTATGAAGATAGTACCTAAATACTTAATACACGTACGGCATAATACATGATTTATAATCAAATCACCATTGTTAAGGAGAGTAGAGTAAGTACCTAGTCTTTGTTGATATAATTATGCAGTTTCTGTAGATATAAAAAGTGGATCTTCAACTATTGAACAGCtgggctattctgtaactttcaatcggaaagatcgaagtgaactctatcgcggtccgccatgggggttgtgagaataatttcGATCAATGACGTGTGAAAATGCGATCAGGCTCACTTCGGAAGTTCGAAATTagctatatacctactttttttaattattatatttaacattacCTAATATTTGGTAAAGAacatttagtaattaatttccatcatattaattaagtaatgcctaggaaaaaacaattttaatcgatttttaattGAGATTGTAATAAAGCGGTAAATAATGATTAGTTAGTTTATCGTTAGTTGAtgatttaaaagtatatttgaTGTGTCTTTTATTCTTGGGCTATTCTCtaactttcaattcgaaatATCGAAATGAACTCGATCGTTGTCCGCCATTGGTTGTGAGGCGGGAATGCGATCAAGATAACTTCGGAAGTTCGAATTGATAGTTACAGAATATCCTAGAGGAACAAgagaataaataggtaaatgcATGTTTAAAACGCTCTTTTATTCGTATTTATGTCATCTTCATGAGAAGAAACGGATAAGATTCCACCACCTTCCAATTCCTACATCAAACCAGCTCGATGGTATCATAATGATTGGTTTATTCAAGacgaccaatcagagtgccgaacgcgctgtcgtttccaTCTcgttaaacatttataaaacaaactcatactaatcaggaataaaattatcaatgaaATCACGTGCAATTCctaataagtaacaaaaatcttaataattacagaccaatattattaaacattactAAAACATTCTAAGAAAACAGTGAGTGCCCTGTCtaaatttaacacaaaaatgcaACTCTACATACATATTCTTCCCACGTATTCGTTtgggttttaaaataataggaTAGTCATGAGTTTCGCTGAAAGTAAACATCGATCGTGTCGGTTTCCACGTAACccgtgtttatttttgttaatagacAACTTTGATCATATGAGTTTGGGATATACACTAATTGGCATTGCATTAGTTTTCTTAAACTCTAAGATGTTTATGTAAGTGCCACAGACGATCTGGAGGATGATTGAATGTTCTAGACTGTAAACATAACGCCTTCAGACTGGTATTTGTAGTTTATTAGGCATAAACAATCTAAGCACACATTAGTTTTAGAATGTTTAGAAGATATCTTGAGCTTCTTCAGTATTTTAAGGTCATTTATGCATGCGCATACATTGATCatgaactgcctcgttggccgagtggttgcaagtgcgactgccgagcaaggggtctcgggttcgatttccgggtcgggcgaagtattactggactttttttcggtttttggatttttttttagtagtagcacggagtctggaaatgtgcctggtatatggcaataggctcaccacctattacatgggacttaaaacataaattgtgaaatgtgggtgtacattggcattatgtgccataatgtgcacctctgcctacaccttagaagtgaagttataaaattaaaaaaacattaatcataATTAACGGCAGAACTTAAATAGATAAAttagatacctacttaaaaatcttaattaaaagcAGTACGTTACCTAAGTAGCTTTACCTAATGTATTTAATTGTCGAATGAATGTCGTagtggcccgaaggtttaagacggccgcttctcatgcatgagggtgcgggttccaAACCCagcaacggcaagtaccaatgtgacttttccgagttatatgtactttccaagattatttagacaccaaagacaaacggtgaaggaaaacctcgtggggaaacctgggcttataattactgattataagtttgaaatccccaactcgcattgagcaagcgtggtgattaatgctcaaacattctccgtgtgagaagaggcctttggtcagcagtggccactaatgtTGATGTGTGTGTTATGATATGTATTCAATTGTTATATGTGGCTTTCTTCTAGAGTTCATAACATTGTTTACGATTAAATTGGGAACCTTTTGTGGGCAGGGGTTGAAAGACTTTCAATACTCTTGACACGAtgatttctttgtttattttccttCATTAAAAATGGCAGATATAGAAATCAAAACATAACAATTTCCGATTCACGAGTCAGTGACATAGaactaaatgtaaaaataaacgtcATTGCAGTATGACGTGGGTGCAGTTTTACGGGTGTAGCAAATGAAATATGTTTGATACATTGCTGGCGATGTACTGTAGCGGGTTATCTCAGTGTGTGTACAGAGagcaatgtatgtatgtactgttTTATTTGCGTCGAAGTCGGTTTTTGTCGGGGTAGAGATCTGTCTGCGCGAGCGCCGCCCGCCCAAGCGTCCGGCGTCCGCTTGCGAAATGCGCATTCATGTGACACACTTCGCAGAATACGGAGGCAACAAAGATCGAATAAATTTTCGTTCAAATAAAAGTGAATTAAACATTATTCCCTAAACTGTACCGTGGTGAACAAAACAGtggttgtttaatttatttgttgaatatttcaagtttataaaatgGGTATGATTTCTCGAGTGCGCGGGCGCATTAGGAGTGATTCTTTCTCGAAGATTCACACGCTCAAGTCTGAGGACAAACTTGGCAATATCGGTAAGTGGGAATTTGTTTTGTCTTATTAATCGAGATCTTAGTAATCATTTGAATAAGTAATATGAAGTATGAGACCACTTTCTTAGAAAATATGGAAATAGAATTTTGCATTAAGTAGGTGCATTCCTATAAGTATAGCTTTATTGAcagtgtttacaaataaaaacatttgtttgtaATGTCGAACCGatatttttctgtaaaagtTTATTAACAATAATGTTTATGTCCTTCTGGGACATTTATAGGACATTACAAACTTATTTTCGgagtttttttattcaattctaATTCAAAAGCACGCATAAATGTTTTGGGGATAAATAAAAACGACTTTTGGCGAACTAACATCGAATTTAGATTCAAAATTCAAAGCATGGAATTAAAAAACTAGAAATGGCCAGTACGATTTCTGTAGAATGCAAAagaatttaaactttttacaCCAACAACAGTCcatgtttcattgttttaattcGAGTGAAAGTTTTcatatatctatctatctataggtacgtttcatattgtttttgtttacaagtTTGTTGTTCTTTCCCTGTTGACTCATGTTTGCTATTGTCACTTGCACGTGTAAATAGGACATGTGGCACAAATGCGCAAGGGCTGGTCTGGCATATCTAGTTCTGTCAGTATAGCATCCAAGTATTTTGTGATGActtgttgaaatattattacagcTGGTTAGGTATAATGAAATCATAGTACAAACGTATTAATTCGTCAGCATTAAAATTAAGAACATAAGGACGCATTTTTTTGAGATTAGTACCCGCTACGTCGCGTGGCGTCGCTCCGTAAAATTGCTACAACTACGCTACGACTACGAAATTGTAGCAGGATTTTTGGCGTAGCGACGTAGCGCTCGTAGCGTCTAATGCAGGACTCTGTAGCATTTCTTAGCTTTCGTAGCAGCCACGGAAAACTAAAAGTAGGCTCTAGTTTCATTTTCTGATGAATGGTTGAAGTTTTCATTTTTCGAGGAAGGAGTTTGCGAATTACGTTATGATGTGGTCTaatggaaatattaaaaaacataaaagataTTCTTCCGGTTTGAAGTAACTTAGgaaataagaatattatttgtatttactcTATCTTCCTAGTACTTTAGATATCATAATATAGACcgtacattaataaattaatctgtaaataatttaacttttcacGTCTGAATTGTATGACTATAAGAAATTGGGTCGAGGTGACCGAATAACGAACgcgaatgaataaattatttagaaagaAGACTACCGTGAGTTACTCGTCTCTCTCATTCTATTATAAATGATGGGTTTACgtcaaatgttttattaatgtttactcAAAACTGCATGAAACTGACTCAAGGATACGTCACGAATTAATCGACTTCTAAAAAAGAACATGATCAAATCAACACACGTactcaaagttaaagtcaaagtcaaagcatttatttcaattaatccttaaaggtaaacgtccacagacgcattccgtatgacgtcatcagtacgcatcgcatgtaggcattgctgatgatgcgatgcgtacaatgcggatcagttgacgcagttgtatgagtttctatacaagacaaactaaaatccgttgcgtgtgctgcgtgcgatgcgtacaatgcgggcctgtggacgcgtaccttaattaggcacttttgaaacgtcaaattgaattgtccgtcagtctgtctgtcagtgaagctaggtgctcgttccaaaatgtagtgGTTATGGTTCACTCTTATGGTTGATGCTTTATCACATTATTGGTTCTTTATTCAAATTAGGCTCATTCAAATACATCTCAGAAGATCTATTACGCATAATACTAAATCAACCAGATCAGTTGATCTGCAATCAAGCTTTCAGCAGCTATAATGTAAACTTACATGCTCTGCTTACATTATCATGTCTAAGTAGGTgttataattagatttttgcAGTTCGATATTCTTAGAAGTATTCGTAGAATGTTCAGTAAAACATCGATAGAAATTATACTGGAGTTTCCCCGTGAAACACacgaaagtttgtttatttttactctcaaaaatatttaactctTTTCTAGTCTAGTTTACACAGAACAATTTGTTTCGTGTATTTTTCCTTGTTATCATTCATTATAGATACGAGTATAAGTAAATTTAGAGTGCTCCATGTTTCAAATTCTGGAAGATTCTCCGAACAATTTGtgtttcaacacaaaaatatttgatcTGTTAATCATAATGGAAGCATGAGCAATGTTGACGCATAAacataaagataaattattCCTTAGGTACTTCACAAGGCAACTCGAAAAGTAAATATCTGGAATAGCCTTATTTTTCGGCAACGTCtcgtatttttaaaaagttattaataattgtttacGGTGCACTGACTCTGgcgtgttgttatttttttaccgcCATTTTACGAGCTGCCTGTTAGAAGTAACCTTGACATATCTTCTTGTATCTTCTGGATTTATTGTAAACTCTTGTTATTTACACAAAGTACGTAGGTAAACATTGTTTAGGTAGTTAGGTAGCTACTTTGAAAaccgcacacacacacacaacttcacgcctttgatccccgaaggggtacaacaagtgctcattacgacacgtaatgccgctatgcaaagtacatccacttttcaccatttgtgttataagtcccatgtaataggggttaagcctattgccatatactggatacgcatataatatatttacttaaataatgtCTGATGTAATTTAAACTCGACTTGTTTTAAATTCCAGTATGGCTGCTGTCTTTGGTCCTACTGTTACCATATTGGGCGCCTCGAGGGTTACTGGTGGCGCTTGGCGGTGCCTGGCTGATGGCCGCGTACACATGTCTGGTGGTGCCTGTCCTCATCTCAGCCAACTACAAGTACCCAGCGACGTGGTACCCTGCCGTGGTCAAACTCGCTCAAGGTACGAATCAACATTTCATTAGTAGTTTTTCatattccatttttttaaactgatacgACTGATTGGAAGGATAAACAACTAAcgatccgccccagcttcgcatggatgcaatagtgatatattatgcatgtattatacatataaaacttcctcttgaattactctatctattaaaaaaaacgcatcaaaatccgttgcatagttttaaagatttaagcatacaaagggacatagggacagagaaagtgaagcattttatactatgtagtgacgTTGTGATCTAAAACAATCAGTAATTAATGAACTTAACTTTGTGAAAAATTAGAGACCTCAAAATGTCAGAAAATTATAAACAGAAAAAGCTTCGTTGTTTTGACATCTGTGCGTAAATTATGGAGACAAAAATGTAGctattaaacataaattatgttaGAAACGGATCTGCGGCCAACCGGAAATCTAATCTGTCAGCATTTCGGAAAACagaaaaataggaaaaaatattacgtttacaaacaacaaACGCCCACTGAATCGTTAACTGATTTCTTCGACGCGGACTATTGTTGTATTATAAGGCCTAGAATGAAAAACATACGATTGGCATAAACACCGGGGTGTGCCAATCTCCCGACCTATGCTGCCCACGCCTCGTTTCATGTTTCACTCGTCATTGACAGAAAAATAATGCTCCAGATTCCTCCATCGAATGACGTAGGAGATGCACAACATGGCGTTACGATAATTATAATCCATTCGAATCATTGTTGCACAAATTTTCTAGAACAAACAacaacgacacgccttttatccccgaaagggtaggcagaggcgcacattacagcatgtaatgccgctatgcaatgtacacccacttttcaccatttgttacaactcccatgtaatagggggtgagcctattgccatataccgggcataattccagactccgtgctacaattgagaaattttcgaaaaaccgaaaataacccagtaatactttgcccgacccgggaatcgaacccgagaccccgagacgcaattgcgaccacttgaccaacgaggcagttcttTCTAGAACATTCGACTtaatttttctagaaataatacaTCTGTTGCATCCATGTAACCTCTAATGTCTCAAgaagaaaatcatttattatttttgttttgaagtaaCACAATCTGATATCGTGATAAGAAAAACAGttgaattaaaattgtttcttaGCGTGAAAAAGGTTGACGTAAACTAATGAGATGCATCTGGTTTTCATTACAAGCCTAtcaacataaaagaaaatacagttTTAATAGCAGACGGAAAACTTATCGTAAGTAATagaaaaatgttaaatgaaTACAAAACGTTTAACGTTTCATATTTCGTGCTGGAAACTAGAAACGTCGGtgtttaataattaacaaaagcagaatgtatttttcaattaaattatatctttttgattattccttagtaatagCTAGCTGCTACGCGGGATTTTACGTGTCTGGTGAAAGGAAAAAAGAACTCTATAATATGATTCTTCAGCCGCACATTTCCAGACACAAAAATCATCCCATAAATCACGCGAAAAAAAGACAACAAAATCTGAAATCGCCATCTCTTGTCTTCTTGAGCGAGTTTCGGTATGATAAATCGACATTCAGTAGAGAATATTAAATGGGCAATGGTGCTACCTGCACATATCATTCTAGAGATTCTAATAGGTAGGCGTCTCTCGTAATGAAAATGATTAATAAGAAATCTCAGTTTGTTAGTGTTATTGTTGTAGTCTTGGGCTTATATTTATGTGGAAAAGTCAGGTCATTGTCGAGAAGAAGCTGAATGGGGCGACGGAAACTGGCGGGCGGCCAGTGCGCGTGCGTCATACCAAGTTTACTTGTATTTTTGCGTCTAAACAACAACACATGTTTGTGTATATGAACCATAGTGATTATCGGGACTGACTGAAGAAAGTCTGGGCACGAGTTGAGAGTTTTACGTCCTATGAATTTGTTGACAGACGCGTCTCATCTAGATGTATGTAATGTGGGTGTGTACTTCCTATGTAGGTGTGTAAATTGGGCGCACTTTGTTGcattttgtaatacataattgAATGTGATTAGTATTTTAGGAAGGTGGGCAATGTACAACTATGTTTACAGGTAAAAGGGCATTTAATGACTTGTATTGTTTCTCGTTTTTATTTGggatagcttttgcccgcgacttcgttcgcgtggaatagtgacttccggcaaatttttggttttaaccacatagttcccgatctcgcgggatctct contains these protein-coding regions:
- the LOC118275682 gene encoding uncharacterized protein LOC118275682, encoding MQSLVYLMLVAFSSCQAHYRGSYDSRNFITREEPTPKGVLIECPVCDQTDHWMASTEDCPIKNGSKAFKICRFGTYINEVCGKRVDCFSGPGEQCTEKREFDMYGKKCAPGYYCNKMEGVCTGLEFQLGNNWQWKMYPLRSELRNQPDDSKFSFEGVRN